One Sphingopyxis macrogoltabida genomic region harbors:
- a CDS encoding GNAT family N-acetyltransferase → MTDTLLALSTDHCRITPLTADDARALAAITDETVTSRIHFLPAPFTEADARALIAGSGGGDVFHAVRDESGLDLNGVIGVHRRLGQEYEIGYWFAARVRSKGVATEAVRAVVEALASSRPGCSIVAECHPDNERSRALLRRVGFVSTGRAGRRPGRMLLSWRAAPAYRIDVC, encoded by the coding sequence ATGACCGATACCTTGCTTGCCCTGTCGACCGACCATTGCCGCATCACCCCGCTCACCGCCGATGATGCGCGCGCGCTTGCCGCGATCACCGACGAAACGGTGACCTCGCGAATCCATTTCCTGCCCGCGCCGTTCACCGAGGCCGACGCCCGCGCACTGATTGCCGGATCGGGCGGCGGCGACGTGTTCCACGCCGTGCGCGACGAAAGCGGCCTCGACCTCAACGGCGTGATCGGTGTCCACCGGCGTCTGGGACAGGAATATGAGATCGGCTACTGGTTCGCCGCGCGGGTGCGGAGCAAGGGCGTTGCGACCGAGGCGGTGCGTGCGGTCGTCGAGGCGCTCGCCTCGTCGCGGCCGGGCTGTTCGATCGTCGCTGAATGCCATCCCGACAACGAACGCTCGCGTGCCCTGCTGCGCCGGGTCGGTTTCGTCTCGACCGGGCGGGCGGGACGGCGGCCGGGACGGATGCTGCTGTCGTGGCGCGCTGCGCCCGCCTATCGCATCGATGTGTGCTGA
- a CDS encoding ribose-phosphate pyrophosphokinase: protein MAAKSSRDQGLGGEAAAADAGALGDAPRIRAILTAAARTGRSVSYSELLGDLGFRFTRPKMRAVCRTLGEVDRLCALDGEPDLAVLVVRESDRLPGQGWWVGGTALLLGYDGPWEGAAAARFIREQQQLAFEYWAGR, encoded by the coding sequence GTGGCCGCCAAAAGCTCCCGCGACCAGGGCCTAGGCGGCGAGGCCGCCGCGGCCGATGCCGGCGCGCTCGGCGACGCGCCGCGCATCCGCGCGATCCTGACCGCGGCGGCGCGTACGGGACGCAGCGTCAGCTATTCCGAACTGCTTGGCGATCTGGGATTCCGTTTCACCCGCCCGAAGATGCGCGCCGTGTGCCGGACGCTGGGCGAAGTCGACCGGCTCTGCGCGCTCGATGGCGAACCCGATCTTGCGGTGTTGGTGGTACGCGAAAGCGACCGCCTGCCCGGGCAGGGCTGGTGGGTCGGCGGCACCGCGCTGCTGCTCGGATATGATGGCCCATGGGAGGGGGCGGCGGCGGCCCGCTTCATTCGCGAACAGCAGCAACTGGCATTCGAATATTGGGCCGGGCGGTAA
- a CDS encoding acyl-CoA thioesterase yields the protein MRAFTREFIATPESIDELGHVNNAVWVQWIQQVATGHWDAAAPESHKLAYIWVVVRHEIDYLRALGPGETVTARTWVADKPQGAKFDRFMEFTGADGKVHVRARTVWALLDKASGRPLRVTDEIVAPFLDD from the coding sequence ATGAGGGCGTTTACGCGCGAGTTCATCGCGACGCCCGAGAGCATCGACGAGCTTGGCCATGTCAACAATGCCGTCTGGGTGCAGTGGATCCAGCAGGTCGCGACGGGTCATTGGGACGCGGCGGCGCCGGAAAGCCACAAGCTCGCCTATATCTGGGTCGTGGTGCGGCACGAGATCGACTATCTACGCGCGCTCGGCCCCGGCGAGACGGTGACCGCACGAACATGGGTGGCCGACAAGCCGCAGGGGGCCAAGTTCGACCGCTTCATGGAATTCACCGGGGCCGACGGCAAGGTCCATGTCCGGGCGCGAACGGTGTGGGCTTTGCTCGACAAGGCGAGCGGCCGTCCGCTCCGGGTAACCGACGAGATTGTGGCGCCTTTCCTCGACGACTAG
- a CDS encoding class I SAM-dependent methyltransferase, with the protein MTKGAQHFLDSFKDPAAVANYTEGPRRFVPGLDGLHRMTGLLLAERVPEDAHILVLGAGGGSEMKAMAEAHPGWRFTGVDPAGPMLDLAARVMGPHAARAEFIEGYIDDAPAGPFDGATCLLTLHFLEREERIRTAAEIRARLKPGAPFVAAHGSFPQGAGERDRWLDRYASYAIASGGDPDQVAKGREAVATHVAMLSPEADEAVLRAAGFTGVEQFYAAFTWRGWVGYA; encoded by the coding sequence ATGACTAAGGGCGCCCAGCATTTCCTCGACAGCTTCAAGGACCCGGCCGCAGTCGCAAATTATACCGAAGGGCCGCGGCGCTTCGTCCCCGGGCTCGACGGCCTGCACCGCATGACCGGACTTTTGCTCGCCGAACGCGTGCCAGAGGACGCCCATATCCTCGTCCTCGGCGCCGGCGGCGGCAGCGAGATGAAGGCGATGGCCGAGGCACATCCGGGCTGGCGCTTCACCGGCGTCGATCCGGCGGGGCCGATGCTCGACCTCGCGGCCAGGGTCATGGGGCCGCACGCGGCACGCGCCGAGTTCATTGAAGGCTATATCGACGACGCGCCTGCGGGCCCGTTCGACGGCGCCACCTGCCTCCTGACGTTGCATTTCCTCGAACGTGAGGAGCGTATCCGTACCGCGGCAGAGATCCGCGCCCGGCTAAAGCCCGGCGCGCCCTTCGTCGCCGCGCACGGCAGCTTTCCGCAAGGCGCGGGCGAACGCGACCGCTGGCTCGACCGCTACGCTTCTTATGCCATCGCCTCGGGCGGCGACCCCGATCAGGTCGCCAAGGGGCGCGAAGCCGTCGCGACCCACGTCGCGATGTTGAGCCCCGAAGCCGACGAAGCGGTGCTTCGCGCCGCGGGCTTCACGGGCGTCGAGCAATTCTACGCCGCCTTCACCTGGCGCGGCTGGGTGGGCTATGCCTAG
- a CDS encoding class I SAM-dependent methyltransferase, which produces MTPADRRAFIRDNLPVSPVPAIPEIRLHKAGPASGLGRLATHDTAGFAAPYWAHYWAGGLALARHILDHPESVAGRRVLDLGAGSGLVAIAAAKAGARQVTAIDTDPYAVTALELNAALNGVQLDIRAGDVAGLDTPDADLILAGDLFYSEELASTVVAFLDRCRIDALIGDPWRRSRPLTRLQEIARYDVAESGSTTKPGGVFRFLHRAP; this is translated from the coding sequence ATGACGCCCGCCGATAGAAGAGCTTTCATCCGCGACAATCTGCCGGTATCGCCGGTCCCGGCCATCCCCGAAATCCGCCTGCACAAGGCCGGGCCCGCCAGCGGCCTCGGCCGCCTCGCAACCCACGATACCGCAGGTTTCGCCGCGCCCTATTGGGCGCATTACTGGGCCGGCGGCCTCGCCCTCGCCCGCCATATCCTCGACCACCCCGAAAGCGTTGCCGGGCGCCGCGTCCTCGATCTGGGGGCCGGGTCGGGGCTGGTCGCGATCGCGGCGGCCAAAGCCGGGGCGCGGCAGGTGACGGCGATCGATACCGATCCCTATGCCGTCACGGCGCTCGAACTCAACGCAGCGCTCAACGGGGTCCAGCTCGATATCCGCGCCGGGGACGTCGCCGGCCTCGATACGCCCGATGCCGACCTCATCCTCGCCGGCGATCTCTTCTATTCGGAGGAACTCGCCAGTACGGTCGTCGCTTTCCTCGATCGCTGCCGCATCGACGCGCTGATCGGCGACCCGTGGCGCCGCTCGCGGCCCCTGACGCGCCTTCAGGAAATCGCGCGCTACGACGTCGCCGAATCGGGAAGCACGACGAAACCCGGCGGGGTCTTCCGTTTTCTCCACCGCGCCCCTTGA
- a CDS encoding DUF1295 domain-containing protein — MSDAAILLAVNFVVLIGAILLLWRTAVAIRDVSFIDAFWAFGMVLLAWGAAAQAGFGGLRTQLTLVLVTLWGVRLATHLFLRWRATGEDPRYVRIIGRTMETKGWSWGKTALLSVFLTQAPLLFLTCLPAQLGIWASASFPPATIGWLAKIGMFAALAGIAFETIGDLQLNKFRNDPANKGKVLDTGLWRYTRHPNYFGDALTWWGIWLVAADAGWEIAAASVIGPIFLTFTLTRWSGKALLEKGLHKTRPDYADYVQRTSGFIPWPPKAPATRA, encoded by the coding sequence ATGAGCGATGCGGCGATATTGCTGGCGGTCAATTTCGTCGTCCTGATCGGCGCCATATTGCTGTTGTGGCGCACCGCCGTCGCGATCCGCGATGTGTCGTTCATCGACGCCTTCTGGGCGTTCGGCATGGTCCTGCTCGCATGGGGCGCGGCGGCGCAGGCCGGTTTCGGCGGGCTGCGCACCCAATTGACCCTCGTCCTCGTGACGCTTTGGGGCGTCCGCCTGGCGACCCATCTTTTTCTGCGCTGGCGCGCGACCGGAGAGGATCCGCGCTATGTCCGGATCATCGGCCGGACGATGGAAACGAAAGGATGGAGCTGGGGCAAGACGGCGCTGCTCTCGGTATTCCTGACGCAGGCGCCGCTGTTGTTCCTGACCTGCCTTCCCGCCCAGCTCGGCATCTGGGCGAGTGCGAGCTTCCCGCCCGCGACCATCGGCTGGCTCGCCAAGATCGGCATGTTCGCCGCGCTGGCCGGGATAGCCTTTGAAACCATCGGCGATCTCCAGCTAAATAAGTTCCGCAACGACCCGGCGAACAAGGGCAAGGTGCTCGACACCGGCCTGTGGCGTTACACGCGCCATCCCAATTATTTCGGCGATGCGCTGACCTGGTGGGGTATCTGGCTCGTTGCCGCCGACGCGGGGTGGGAGATTGCCGCCGCCAGCGTCATCGGCCCGATTTTCCTCACCTTCACCCTGACGCGCTGGTCGGGCAAGGCGCTGCTCGAAAAAGGGCTGCACAAGACGCGCCCCGATTATGCCGATTATGTCCAGCGCACTTCCGGATTCATCCCGTGGCCGCCAAAAGCTCCCGCGACCAGGGCCTAG
- a CDS encoding PQQ-dependent sugar dehydrogenase produces MKHVPTLALAALVIAACSAGTAPSEAALADIAKLDASGDQPATPVADAPFTVQEIADFNEPWAMTFIPGAKLALVTERSGKLKLWQEGGSTLDVAGVPKVAYGGQGGFGDVILAPDFAQSGTVYLSWVEAGAGGTFGAVVGKAKLEQGSAPKLSGLQIIWKQDPKVTGRGHFSHRLAFSPDGRYLFIGSGERQKFDPAQDMKANLGKIVRLNPDGSVPADNPFADQAGVTAQIWSLGHRNILGLAFDGTGRLWNQEMGPKGGDEVNLVEAKANYGYPVVSNGDHYDGKDIPDHPTRPEFAAPKLWWNPSVSPGGLVWYGGDAYPGWKNSLLMGALSGEGLIRMAIDGDALHKSDRWDFGTRIREVETREDGTVWLLTDGEKGKLLKLVPKR; encoded by the coding sequence ATGAAACATGTCCCGACACTTGCCCTCGCCGCGCTGGTTATCGCCGCCTGCTCGGCGGGTACCGCGCCGAGCGAGGCTGCCCTGGCCGATATCGCCAAGCTCGACGCCTCGGGCGACCAGCCCGCGACGCCGGTCGCCGACGCACCCTTCACGGTGCAGGAGATCGCCGATTTTAACGAACCTTGGGCGATGACCTTCATTCCCGGCGCGAAGCTGGCGCTGGTCACTGAGCGGTCCGGCAAGCTGAAACTATGGCAGGAAGGCGGATCGACGCTCGATGTCGCGGGCGTCCCCAAGGTCGCCTACGGCGGCCAGGGCGGCTTCGGCGACGTCATTCTCGCGCCCGACTTTGCACAGTCGGGCACCGTCTATCTGAGCTGGGTCGAGGCCGGCGCTGGCGGCACCTTCGGCGCCGTCGTCGGCAAGGCGAAGCTAGAGCAAGGCAGCGCCCCGAAGCTTTCGGGCCTCCAGATCATCTGGAAACAGGACCCCAAGGTCACCGGCCGCGGCCATTTCTCGCATCGCCTCGCCTTCTCGCCCGACGGCCGATATCTGTTCATCGGCTCGGGCGAACGCCAGAAATTCGACCCGGCGCAGGATATGAAGGCCAATCTCGGCAAGATTGTTCGCCTGAACCCCGACGGCAGCGTGCCCGCCGACAATCCCTTTGCCGATCAAGCGGGCGTCACCGCACAAATCTGGTCGCTCGGCCATCGCAACATCCTCGGGCTCGCCTTCGATGGTACGGGCCGGCTCTGGAATCAGGAAATGGGGCCGAAGGGCGGCGACGAGGTCAACCTCGTCGAGGCCAAGGCCAATTACGGCTATCCCGTCGTGTCGAACGGCGATCATTATGACGGCAAGGATATTCCCGACCATCCGACCCGGCCCGAATTCGCCGCGCCGAAACTGTGGTGGAACCCGTCGGTCTCGCCCGGCGGACTCGTCTGGTATGGCGGCGATGCTTATCCGGGCTGGAAGAACAGCCTGCTGATGGGTGCGCTGTCGGGCGAGGGGCTGATTCGCATGGCGATCGACGGCGACGCGCTCCACAAGTCGGACCGCTGGGATTTCGGTACCCGCATCCGCGAGGTCGAAACGCGCGAGGACGGTACGGTGTGGCTGCTCACCGATGGTGAGAAGGGCAAGCTGTTGAAACTGGTGCCGAAGCGCTAA
- a CDS encoding threonine ammonia-lyase — protein MTDQLTLTPAADLPAITLEDVRAAAGRINGAVVRTPTLHSQTLSELVGAEVWLKFENLQFTAAYKERGALNALLLLDDAAKARGVIAASAGNHAQGLAYHGKRLGVPVTIVMPSTTPQVKVSQTAGHGATIVLFGEKFDDAYAHARELEVERGLTFVHPFDHPNVAAGQGTVALEMLEDVPELDTLIVPIGGGGLLAGMGTAARGIKNDVRLVGVQAELYPSMYAELNGVDMACEGDTLAEGIAVKEPGSYTRKLVAELNDDIVLVAERHLERAVSLLLQIEKTVVEGAGAAGLAAMLAHPEEFAGRKVGLVLTGGNIDTRLLANVLLRDLARSGRIARLRIRLQDRPGALFKVMKLFDEKQVNIIEIYHQRIFTTLPAKGLITDIECEARDREHLDSLVASLREAGYMVTTVELA, from the coding sequence ATGACAGATCAACTCACCCTGACCCCCGCTGCCGATTTACCGGCCATCACGTTGGAAGATGTGCGTGCGGCGGCGGGGCGAATTAACGGGGCGGTCGTCCGGACGCCGACGCTGCATTCGCAGACCCTGTCCGAACTGGTCGGCGCCGAGGTGTGGCTGAAATTCGAGAATCTGCAATTTACCGCGGCGTATAAGGAGCGCGGCGCGCTCAACGCGCTGTTGCTGCTCGACGATGCGGCGAAGGCGCGCGGCGTGATCGCGGCGTCGGCGGGCAACCATGCGCAGGGTCTTGCCTATCATGGCAAACGGCTCGGCGTGCCGGTCACCATCGTGATGCCGAGCACGACGCCGCAGGTGAAGGTGTCGCAGACCGCGGGCCATGGCGCGACGATCGTGCTGTTCGGCGAGAAGTTCGATGACGCCTATGCCCATGCCCGCGAACTGGAAGTCGAGCGCGGGCTGACCTTTGTCCATCCGTTCGACCATCCCAATGTCGCGGCGGGGCAGGGGACGGTGGCGCTCGAAATGCTCGAGGATGTCCCCGAACTCGATACGCTGATCGTGCCGATCGGCGGCGGCGGGCTGCTTGCGGGAATGGGCACCGCGGCGCGCGGGATCAAGAACGATGTGCGCCTCGTCGGCGTGCAGGCCGAGCTGTATCCGTCGATGTACGCCGAACTCAACGGCGTCGATATGGCGTGCGAAGGCGACACGCTGGCCGAGGGTATCGCGGTGAAGGAACCGGGGTCCTATACGCGCAAGCTGGTCGCCGAACTCAACGACGATATCGTGCTGGTCGCCGAACGCCATCTCGAGCGCGCGGTCAGCCTGCTGCTGCAGATCGAGAAAACGGTGGTCGAGGGTGCGGGGGCCGCGGGCCTTGCGGCGATGCTCGCGCATCCCGAGGAATTTGCGGGGCGCAAGGTCGGGCTGGTACTGACCGGCGGCAATATCGACACGCGGCTCCTCGCCAATGTGCTGCTTCGCGACCTCGCGCGCTCGGGCCGCATCGCGCGGCTGCGCATCCGGTTGCAAGATCGCCCCGGCGCCTTGTTCAAGGTGATGAAGCTGTTCGACGAGAAACAGGTCAACATCATCGAAATCTATCACCAGCGCATTTTCACCACGCTACCCGCCAAGGGCCTGATCACCGACATCGAATGTGAAGCGCGCGACCGCGAGCATCTCGACAGCCTCGTCGCCTCGCTCCGCGAGGCGGGCTATATGGTGACGACCGTCGAACTCGCATGA
- a CDS encoding RrF2 family transcriptional regulator — translation MKRGSRLSGVLHVLLHMAEQAEPLTSDQLAKAMQTHPVVIRRILAGLRDAGFVHSEKGHGGGWTIARDLASITMRDVYEAIGRPQLMAMGNRTDAPGCLVEQAVNAALDTSFRDAEALLLDRFAGVTLAELSADFHERMAARHMTEQEHIHD, via the coding sequence ATGAAACGCGGCAGCCGATTGTCGGGCGTGCTCCACGTCCTCCTCCATATGGCCGAACAGGCGGAGCCGCTGACCTCCGACCAGCTCGCCAAGGCGATGCAGACGCACCCCGTCGTCATCCGCCGCATCCTTGCCGGACTGCGCGATGCCGGCTTCGTCCACAGCGAAAAGGGCCATGGCGGCGGCTGGACGATCGCGCGCGATCTTGCCTCGATCACGATGCGCGACGTTTATGAGGCGATCGGCCGCCCGCAGCTGATGGCGATGGGTAACCGCACCGACGCGCCGGGCTGCCTTGTCGAACAGGCGGTCAATGCCGCGCTCGACACCAGCTTCCGCGATGCCGAGGCCCTGCTGCTCGACCGCTTCGCCGGGGTCACGCTCGCCGAACTCTCCGCCGATTTTCACGAGCGGATGGCCGCGCGGCACATGACAGAACAGGAGCATATTCATGACTAA
- a CDS encoding lysophospholipid acyltransferase family protein, translating to MARIEDDPPGLAARAVRRLLLLLYRLRGWKAVGEVPEPRRFVLIAAPHTSNWDFVNFLGLTADKGIRPHFMAKLSLFRWPLGGFIRQMGGVAVDRRNSGQVVQQMVDEFARRAEFMLTVAPEGTRGKAAKWRTGFYQIALAAKVPMVVGMMDYRTRTGGLGPLIWPTGDFRADMLKVLEVYRSCVPKFPDRAVRSIDDIVGSEVEAGERG from the coding sequence GTGGCGCGTATCGAAGACGATCCGCCGGGGCTCGCGGCGCGAGCGGTTCGCCGGTTGCTGTTGCTCCTGTACCGCCTGCGCGGCTGGAAGGCCGTCGGCGAGGTGCCCGAACCGCGGCGCTTCGTCCTCATCGCCGCGCCGCACACCAGCAACTGGGACTTCGTCAACTTCCTCGGGCTCACCGCCGACAAAGGCATCCGGCCGCATTTCATGGCCAAGCTGTCGCTTTTCCGCTGGCCGCTCGGCGGTTTCATCCGCCAGATGGGCGGAGTGGCGGTCGATCGCCGCAACAGCGGGCAGGTCGTGCAACAGATGGTCGACGAATTCGCGCGCCGCGCCGAATTCATGCTGACGGTCGCCCCCGAGGGAACGCGCGGAAAGGCGGCGAAATGGCGAACCGGCTTCTACCAGATCGCGCTCGCGGCAAAGGTGCCGATGGTCGTCGGAATGATGGATTATCGCACCAGGACTGGCGGGCTCGGCCCGCTGATCTGGCCGACGGGCGATTTTCGCGCCGATATGCTGAAGGTGCTGGAGGTCTATAGGAGCTGCGTTCCGAAATTCCCCGATCGCGCGGTGCGCTCGATCGATGATATCGTCGGCAGCGAGGTCGAAGCAGGAGAGCGCGGATGA
- a CDS encoding esterase/lipase family protein has translation MIRGFLTRRAEWPARIPDPDAPPPLSLLWREAGALLRAISGRIRPMPPEPNPHSDHPPVMVLPGFLSGDWATKALRADLRRAGFRCYAWGLGFNRGATADIVDRIDTRVQWIIDRTGHTPALVGWSLGGIYAREYAKHHPDKVARVVTLGSPFSGSRRANRAWRLYHLVARHPVDNPPIDFHPAPRPSMPTFALWSKHDGVIAAGSARGLPHESDRQVEVDCGHMGFAYAPNSVAAIVKALTEEVEAPDASAQHTSMR, from the coding sequence ATGATCCGCGGTTTTCTCACCCGCCGGGCCGAATGGCCCGCGCGCATCCCCGACCCCGATGCGCCGCCGCCGCTGTCGCTGCTGTGGCGCGAGGCGGGCGCCCTGCTGCGCGCGATATCGGGACGCATCCGCCCGATGCCGCCCGAACCCAATCCCCACAGCGATCACCCGCCGGTGATGGTGCTGCCGGGTTTCCTGTCGGGCGACTGGGCGACGAAGGCGCTGCGGGCTGACCTCCGCCGCGCCGGCTTTCGCTGCTATGCGTGGGGCCTCGGTTTCAACCGCGGCGCGACCGCCGACATCGTCGACCGCATCGATACCCGCGTCCAGTGGATCATCGACCGCACCGGCCACACGCCCGCGCTGGTGGGATGGTCGCTCGGCGGGATTTACGCCCGCGAATATGCCAAGCACCACCCCGACAAGGTCGCGCGCGTCGTCACGCTCGGCTCGCCCTTTTCGGGTTCGCGCCGCGCCAACCGCGCCTGGCGGCTCTACCACCTCGTCGCGCGCCACCCCGTCGACAATCCCCCCATCGACTTCCACCCCGCGCCGCGCCCCAGCATGCCGACCTTCGCGCTGTGGTCGAAGCACGACGGCGTCATCGCCGCTGGCAGCGCACGCGGCCTGCCGCACGAAAGCGACCGGCAGGTCGAGGTCGATTGCGGCCATATGGGCTTTGCCTATGCGCCGAACTCGGTGGCGGCGATCGTCAAGGCACTGACCGAAGAGGTCGAGGCCCCGGACGCCTCGGCTCAGCACACATCGATGCGATAG
- a CDS encoding ferredoxin--NADP reductase: protein MSDRIAEAAKLAPSASLTVEEVRSVRHWNEHLFSFTITRPPSFRFRSGEFVMIGLPGGEGRPLLRAYSIASPAYAEELEFLSIKVPDGPLTSRLQKIQPGDPVYLGRKPTGTLVADALLPGKRLFMLSTGTGLAPFLSLARDPDIYERFDQISLVHCVRRVSDLAFRAKLESQLAGDPLVQDQALLQFHYLPTVTREPFRTEGRIDALIAGGQLFGHPLTGPLEFDPAGDRIMMCGSMAMIRDLQARFGELGFTEGSNASPGDFVIERAFVG, encoded by the coding sequence ATGAGTGACCGTATTGCCGAAGCAGCCAAGCTTGCCCCCTCCGCCTCACTGACGGTCGAGGAGGTGCGTTCGGTCCGCCACTGGAACGAACATCTGTTCAGCTTCACGATCACGCGGCCACCGAGCTTCCGCTTCCGCTCGGGCGAATTCGTGATGATCGGACTGCCCGGCGGCGAAGGGCGTCCGCTGCTGCGCGCCTATTCGATCGCCAGCCCCGCCTATGCCGAAGAACTGGAATTTCTGTCGATCAAGGTGCCCGACGGCCCGCTGACCTCGCGGCTGCAGAAGATCCAGCCGGGCGACCCCGTCTATCTGGGTCGCAAGCCGACCGGCACGCTCGTCGCCGACGCGCTGCTCCCCGGCAAGCGGCTGTTCATGCTGTCGACCGGCACCGGGCTGGCCCCCTTCCTCAGCCTTGCGCGCGATCCCGACATTTATGAGCGCTTCGACCAGATTTCGCTCGTCCATTGCGTCCGGCGGGTCAGCGACCTCGCGTTCCGCGCCAAACTGGAAAGCCAGCTCGCCGGCGACCCGCTGGTGCAGGATCAGGCGCTGCTGCAATTCCATTATCTGCCGACGGTAACGCGCGAGCCGTTCCGGACCGAGGGACGCATCGATGCGCTGATCGCAGGCGGCCAGCTGTTCGGGCATCCGCTGACCGGCCCCCTGGAGTTCGATCCGGCCGGCGACCGCATCATGATGTGCGGCAGCATGGCGATGATCCGCGACCTCCAGGCGCGTTTCGGGGAACTGGGCTTTACCGAAGGTTCGAACGCCTCGCCGGGCGATTTCGTGATCGAACGCGCCTTCGTCGGCTGA